One Alnus glutinosa chromosome 3, dhAlnGlut1.1, whole genome shotgun sequence genomic region harbors:
- the LOC133863511 gene encoding aminopeptidase P1 isoform X1: MEDTLGALRSLMASHSPKLDALVVPSEDYHQSEYVSARDKRREFVSGFTGSAGLALITMKEALLWTDGRYFLQATKELSDKWKLMRIGEDLAVDVWMADNLPKEAAIGVDPWCVSVDTAQRWERAFAKKGQKIVETTRDLVDEVWKNRPPLEINPVIIHPLEFAGRSVVDKLNDLREKLIQEKARGIIIATLDEVAWLYNIRGTDVSYCPVVHAFAIVTSNSAFIYVDRRKVSSEVNSYMEENGIEVREYAAVSSDVALLASNQLNGTQVELKNDMEINPSEIDITRNGAEETEENTFDLIWADPGSCCYALYSKLDTDKVLLQPSPLALAKAIKNPVELEGLKNAHIRDGAAVVQYLVWLDNQVQEIYGASGYFLEGVGANKKKHSFFAMNYGRESRKLTEVTASDKLEGFRASKENFRGLSFPTISSVGPNAAIIHYSPHAETCAEFDPDKIYLFDSGAQYLDGTTDITRTVHFGKPSEHERASYTAVLKGHIDLGNARFPDGTNGQALDILARLPLWKDGLDYRHGTGHGIGSYLNVHEGPHMISFRPQARNVPLQASMTVTDEPGYYEEGNFGIRLENVLIVKKANTKFNFGDKDYLSFEHITWAPYQRKLIDLSLLTPEEIDWLNSYNLKCRDILAPYLTESEKAWLNKATEPISV, translated from the exons atggaggaCACTCTTGGTGCTTTGAGGTCTCTAATGGCTTCTCACTCGCCAAAGCTCGACGCTTTGGTTGTACCTTCCGAAGACTATCATCAG AGCGAGTATGTGTCTGCTCGGGACAAGAGACGTGAATTTGTTTCTGGCTTCACGGGAAGTGCTG GTTTGGCACTTATAACAATGAAGGAAGCACTTCTGTGGACCGATGGAAGATACTTTTTGCAGGCAACAAAAGAACTTAGTGATAAATGGAAGCTCATGCGTATTGGAGAGGACCTGGCTGTAGATGTCTGGATGGCAGAT AATCTGCCAAAGGAAGCAGCAATTGGTGTTGATCCTTGGTGTGTGTCAGTGGACACTGCACAAAGATGGGAGCGTGCTTTTGCCAAAAAAGGGCAGAAGATAGTGGAAACTACTAGAGATTTGGTGGATGAAGTTTGGAAAAATCGACCACCACTGGAAATTAATCCTGTTATTATACATCCATTGGAATTTGCTGGTCGTTCTGTCGTGGACAAGTTGAATGATTTGAGAGAAAAGCTCATACAAGAGAAAGCTCGCGGAATAATCATTGCAACTCTTGATGAG GTTGCTTGGTTATATAACATCCGTGGGACTGATGTATCCTACTGTCCAGTTGTTCATGCATTTGCTATAGTAACATCCAACTCAGCTTTTATTTATGTGGACAGGAGGAAGGTGTCTTCTGAG GTAAATTCTTATATGGAGGAGAATGGGATTGAAGTTCGGGAGTATGCAGCAGTGAGCTCAGATGTGGCCTTGCTTGCATCTAATCAACTCAACGGAACCCAAGTTGAACTTAAGAATGACATGGAAATCAATCCTAGTGAGATTGACATAACACGAAATGGTGCAGAGGAAACAGAAGAAAATACTTTTGACCTCATATGGGCTGACCCTGGTTCATGCTGCTATGCTTTGTATTCAAAACTGGACACTGATAAGGTTCTTCTGCAGCCATCACCTTTGGCCCTTGCAAAAGCTATTAAG AACCCGGTTGAGTTGGAAGGCCTGAAAAACGCACACATTCGGGATGGTGCAGCAGTTGTGCAATATCTTGTCTGGTTAGATAATCAG GTGCAGGAGATTTATGGTGCTTCTGGTTACTTTTTGGAGGGGGTTGGAGCGAATAAGAAAAAGCATTC GTTTTTTGCAATGAACTATGGCAGGGAGTCCAGGAAGCTAACAGAGGTGACTGCAAGTGATAAGCTGGAGGGTTTTAGGGCATCAAAAGAG AATTTCAGAGGCTTAAGTTTTCCTACTATTTCATCAGTTGGTCCAAATGCAGCAATCATTCATTACTCACCACATGCAGAGACATGTGCTGAGTTTGATCCAGACAAAATCTATCTTTTTGATTCGGGAGCACAG TATCTAGATGGAACAACTGATATAACACGAACAGTTCATTTTGGAAAGCCTTCAGAACATGAGAGAGCATCCTATACTGCA GTCCTCAAGGGTCATATTGATCTGGGAAATGCTCGATTTCCTGATGGAACGAATG GTCAAGCCCTGGACATTCTTGCTCGACTTCCTTTGTGGAAGGATGGTCTTGATTACCGACATGGTACTGGTCATGGAATTGGGTCTTACCTAAATGTTCATGAAG GACCTCATATGATTAGTTTCAGACCTCAGGCTCGAAATGTGCCACTACAAGCATCCATGACTGTAACAGATG AACCTGGATACTATGAGGAGGGAAATTTCGGTATAAGATTGGAGAATGTGCTTATAGTCAAGAAGGCCAACACAAAATTCAACTTCGGAGACAAGGATTACTTGTCCTTTGAGCACATAACATGG GCACCGTACCAGAGAAAACTGATTGACTTGAGCCTTTTAACTCCTGAAGAGATAGATTGGCTTAATAGCTACAATTTGAAGTGTAGGGATATTCTTGCCCCCTACTTGACTGAATCTGAGAAGGCATGGCTGAACAAAGCCACCGAGCCTATAAGCGTTTAG
- the LOC133862451 gene encoding anthocyanidin 3-O-glucosyltransferase 5-like: protein MDISKPHAALLSSPGMGHLIPVVELGKRLVTHHNFTLTILAVTSPMSPAESHVIQSSMSPKLFDIVQLPPVDISGLVDANSPIVTQLSVMMREARPDIRSAISALKPRPTVLIVDLFGTESFPIADELDMLKYVYFPTNAWFLALTIYVPFLDKEVEGEYVHQVESLRLPGCKSVRPEDVVDMMLDRTNQQYVEYVRMGSEIPMSDGILLNTWAELHPTTLAALRDDGLLGRVITSPVYPVGPLTRTVSASKGQLFDWLDKQPSESVIYVSFGSGGTLSYEQTTEIAWGLELSQQRFIWVVRPPTIRAADAGFFTAGNASGDDPLNYLPDGFLTRTRNVGLVLPLWAPQADVLRHPSVGGFLSHCGWNSTLESITNGVPMIAWPLYAEQKMNATLLTEELGVAVRSKVLPSKKVVGRQEIEKMVRTIMEDKEGNAIRARVKELKQSAEKALSMGGSSFHALSELANQCEVRMQSQN, encoded by the coding sequence ATGGATATCTCAAAGCCACATGCAGCACTGCTGTCTAGCCCCGGGATGGGTCACCTCATTCCCGTCGTGGAGCTCGGCAAACGCCTCGTGACCCACCACAACTTCACCCTCACAATCTTGGCCGTCACTTCTCCCATGTCGCCGGCAGAGTCTCATGTTATCCAGTCCTCCATGAGCCCGAAACTCTTCGACATCGTCCAACTCCCACCGGTTGACATCTCCGGCCTAGTTGATGCAAACTCTCCGATTGTAACACAACTCTCGGTAATGATGCGTGAAGCCCGGCCAGACATTCGTTCCGCAATCTCTGCCTTGAAGCCCCGTCCAACCGTGCTTATCGTCGACCTATTTGGAACCGAATCTTTTCCCATAGCTGATGAACTTGATATGCTCAAGTATGTCTACTTCCCTACGAACGCATGGTTCCTTGCTTTGACCATATATGTGCCGTTCCTCGACAAAGAGGTGGAAGGAGAGTATGTTCACCAAGTAGAGTCGCTGAGACTCCCCGGTTGCAAGTCGGTGCGGCCTGAAGACGTGGTTGACATGATGCTTGACCGAACTAACCAGCAGTATGTTGAGTACGTAAGAATGGGGTCTGAGATCCCAATGAGCGACGGGATTTTATTGAATACGTGGGCGGAACTGCATCCCACAACACTTGCTGCGCTGAGAGATGACGGTCTCTTGGGTCGGGTCATTACGAGCCCGGTTTACCCTGTTGGTCCTTTAACAAGAACGGTCTCCGCTTCGAAGGGCCAGTTGTTTGACTGGCTAGACAAGCAACCCAGCGAGTCAGTGATTTACGTGTCGTTTGGAAGCGGTGGAACCCTTTCATACGAGCAAACGACCGAGATAGCCTGGGGGTTGGAGCTGAGCCAGCAGAGGTTCATTTGGGTGGTACGCCCACCCACCATAAGAGCTGCGGACGCCGGTTTTTTCACGGCAGGGAACGCATCAGGTGATGACCCATTGAACTACTTGCCCGATGGATTCTTGACACGAACGAGGAACGTGGGGCTTGTGCTACCCCTGTGGGCCCCGCAAGCGGACGTCCTGCGCCACCCATCAGTTGGTGGGTTCCTGTCGCATTGTGGGTGGAACTCCACCCTAGAGAGCATCACCAACGGAGTGCCAATGATTGCGTGGCCGCTCTACGCGGAGCAGAAGATGAACGCCACGTTACTGACGGAAGAGCTCGGCGTGGCCGTACGGTCGAAGGTGTTGCCGTCGAAGAAAGTGGTGGGAAGACAAGAGATAGAGAAGATGGTGAGGACGATCATGGAAGACAAAGAAGGGAATGCGATAAGAGCAAGGGTGAAGGAGCTAAAGCAGAGTGCAGAGAAAGCTTTGTCAATGGGTGGTTCGTCATTCCATGCACTTTCCGAGCTGGCAAATCAATGTGAGGTTAGAATGCAAAGCCAGAATTAA
- the LOC133863707 gene encoding probable NAD(P)H dehydrogenase (quinone) FQR1-like 2 has protein sequence MGKGGGCVPSKKRVPSTAAVEAQRGEKNAPIPVEDESHVAEPNSASETTTPLRPVAKLKIFVVFYSMYGHVEGLARRMKKGVDGVEGMEGFLYRVPETLPSEVLEQMNAPPKEEGIPEIKAADLAEADGLLFGFPTRYGCMAAQMKAFFDSTGQLWREQKLAGKPAGFFVSTGTQGGGQETTAWTAITQLAHHGMLFVPIGYTFGAGMFKMDSIRGGSPYGAGVFAGDGSREPSDMELALAEHQGKYMAAVVKRLNVA, from the exons ATGGGCAAAGGAGGCGGCTGTGTCCCAAGCAAGAAGAGAGTCCCCTCAACCGCCGCCGTTGAAGCCCAGCGCGGCGAGAAGAACGCGCCGATCCCTGTGGAAGACGAGTCCCACGTCGCGGAGCCAAACTCTGCATCTGAAACCACCACGCCCTTGCGTCCGGTGGCGAAGCTGAAAATCTTCGTGGTTTTCTACTCGATGTACGGACACGTGGAGGGCCTGGCGCGGAGGATGAAGAAGGGCGTGGACGGAGTGGAGGGGATGGAGGGATTTCTGTACAGGGTGCCGGAGACGCTACCGAGCGAGGTGTTGGAGCAGATGAATGCGCCGCCGAAGGAGGAAGGGATCCCGGAGATCAAGGCGGCGGATCTGGCGGAGGCGGACGGGTTGCTGTTCGGGTTCCCGACGAGGTACGGGTGTATGGCCGCGCAGATGAAGGCGTTCTTCGACTCCACGGGGCAGCTCTGGAGGGAGCAGAAGCTGGCGGGCAAGCCGGCCGGGTTTTTCGTCAGCACCGGCACCCAAGGAGGCGGTCAGGAAACCACTGC TTGGACAGCAATCACCCAGTTAGCGCACCATGGAATGCTGTTTGTTCCCATTGGGTACACCTTTGGAGCGGGTATGTTCAAGATGGACTCCATTCGAGGAGGTTCTCCATATGGTGCTGGAGTTTTTGCTGGGGATGGCTCAAGAGAGCCAAGTGACATGGAGCTGGCACTTGCAGAGCATCAAGGCAAGTACATGGCTGCAGTAGTCAAGAGGCTCAACGTAGCATGA
- the LOC133863512 gene encoding anthocyanidin 3-O-glucosyltransferase 5-like, producing the protein MENSKPHVVIVSSPGVGHLVCDLELGNRLVADHNFQVTFFVVLEYQATAGESQLIQSAKTQKLLDIIELPPVDLSGQVEPNTPIFTRLTAVMREIRPTLRYAISALKPSPSALVVDVFGTPALDVAEEFHMLKYVFVTSAWPLALMLYAPILDKEVEGEYVDQKEPIRLPGCMPVRPEDLVDPMMDRTKLEYNFFLQVGSEMRKSDGVLVNTWEDLDASTLKAMREEESYGSAPVYAVGPLIRAVGPPASRSHLLDWLDEQPVESVLYISFGSLGVLSAQQITELAWGLKLSQQRFMWVLRPPSKRDASADRGDNALDYLPDGFLEQTHSLGLVVTQWAPQSEILGHRSTGGFLSHCGWNSSLESILSGVPMIAWPLYAEQKMNATKLAEEVGVAVRPKVAPTRGVVGREEIEMMVRKVMEDLEGKAMRARIKELKISGEKALTEGGSSFNAVSQLAKQCVMNSQR; encoded by the coding sequence ATGGAGAACTCGAAGCCCCATGTAGTAATAGTCTCTAGCCCCGGCGTTGGCCACCTTGTCTGTGACCTTGAGCTCGGCAATCGACTCGTCGCCGATCACAACTTCCAAGTCACCTTCTTCGTAGTCCTTGAATATCAGGCCACAGCCGGTGAATCCCAACTCATCCAATCAGCTAAGACCCAGAAACTCCTAGACATCATCGAACTACCCCCCGTGGACCTCTCCGGCCAAGTCGAACCCAATACTCCAATCTTCACACGCCTAACTGCCGTTATGCGCGAAATCAGGCCAACTCTCCGGTATGCAATTTCCGCCCTGAAGCCCAGCCCGAGCGCCCTCGTCGTCGATGTTTTTGGAACTCCGGCACTGGATGTCGCCGAGGAATTTCACATGTTAAAGTACGTATTTGTTACCTCTGCGTGGCCCCTTGCGTTAATGTTATATGCGCCGATCCTCGACAAGGAGGTGGAAGGAGAGTACGTCGATCAGAAAGAACCGATAAGGCTCCCTGGTTGCATGCCGGTTCGGCCAGAAGATTTGGTTGATCCGATGATGGACCGGACAAAGCTGGAATACAATTTCTTCCTACAGGTGGGGTCAGAGATGCGTAAGAGTGATGGGGTTTTGGTTAACACGTGGGAGGATCTCGATGCCTCGACGCTTAAGGCcatgagagaggaagagagctACGGATCGGCACCAGTTTACGCTGTGGGGCCGCTGATCAGGGCCGTTGGACCGCCCGCTTCAAGGAGCCACTTGTTGGATTGGCTAGACGAGCAACCAGTTGAGTCCGTGCTTTATATTTCGTTTGGGAGTCTTGGGGTTCTTTCGGCGCAACAAATAACTGAGCTAGCTTGGGGGTTGAAGCTGAGCCAGCAGAGATTTATGTGGGTGCTACGCCCACCCAGCAAGAGGGACGCGTCGGCGGACCGAGGCGATAACGCGTTAGACTACCTGCCTGATGGGTTCTTGGAGCAGACCCACAGTTTAGGATTGGTGGTCACGCAGTGGGCGCCGCAATCGGAGATCCTGGGGCACCGATCAACGGGAGGGTTCTTATCTCACTGTGGGTGGAACTCGTCCCTGGAGAGTATACTAAGTGGCGTGCCGATGATAGCATGGCCTCTTTATGCGGAGCAGAAAATGAATGCTACGAAGCTGGCTGAGGAGGTTGGAGTGGCCGTCCGCCCTAAAGTTGCACCAACTAGAGGAGTGGTAGGAAGGGAGGAGATTGAGATGATGGTGAGGAAAGTTATGGAGGACCTGGAAGGGAAGGCTATGAGGGCTAGAATTAAGGAGCTTAAAATAAGTGGGGAAAAGGCTTTGACGGAGGGTGGTTCTTCTTTCAATGCCGTGTCTCAGTTGGCAAAGCAATGCGTGATGAACTCGCAACGCTAA
- the LOC133863511 gene encoding aminopeptidase P1 isoform X2 has translation MEDTLGALRSLMASHSPKLDALVVPSEDYHQSEYVSARDKRREFVSGFTGSAGLALITMKEALLWTDGRYFLQATKELSDKWKLMRIGEDLAVDVWMADNLPKEAAIGVDPWCVSVDTAQRWERAFAKKGQKIVETTRDLVDEVWKNRPPLEINPVIIHPLEFAGRSVVDKLNDLREKLIQEKARGIIIATLDEVAWLYNIRGTDVSYCPVVHAFAIVTSNSAFIYVDRRKVSSEVNSYMEENGIEVREYAAVSSDVALLASNQLNGTQVELKNDMEINPSEIDITRNGAEETEENTFDLIWADPGSCCYALYSKLDTDKVLLQPSPLALAKAIKNPVELEGLKNAHIRDGAAVVQYLVWLDNQVQEIYGASGYFLEGVGANKKKHSESRKLTEVTASDKLEGFRASKENFRGLSFPTISSVGPNAAIIHYSPHAETCAEFDPDKIYLFDSGAQYLDGTTDITRTVHFGKPSEHERASYTAVLKGHIDLGNARFPDGTNGQALDILARLPLWKDGLDYRHGTGHGIGSYLNVHEGPHMISFRPQARNVPLQASMTVTDEPGYYEEGNFGIRLENVLIVKKANTKFNFGDKDYLSFEHITWAPYQRKLIDLSLLTPEEIDWLNSYNLKCRDILAPYLTESEKAWLNKATEPISV, from the exons atggaggaCACTCTTGGTGCTTTGAGGTCTCTAATGGCTTCTCACTCGCCAAAGCTCGACGCTTTGGTTGTACCTTCCGAAGACTATCATCAG AGCGAGTATGTGTCTGCTCGGGACAAGAGACGTGAATTTGTTTCTGGCTTCACGGGAAGTGCTG GTTTGGCACTTATAACAATGAAGGAAGCACTTCTGTGGACCGATGGAAGATACTTTTTGCAGGCAACAAAAGAACTTAGTGATAAATGGAAGCTCATGCGTATTGGAGAGGACCTGGCTGTAGATGTCTGGATGGCAGAT AATCTGCCAAAGGAAGCAGCAATTGGTGTTGATCCTTGGTGTGTGTCAGTGGACACTGCACAAAGATGGGAGCGTGCTTTTGCCAAAAAAGGGCAGAAGATAGTGGAAACTACTAGAGATTTGGTGGATGAAGTTTGGAAAAATCGACCACCACTGGAAATTAATCCTGTTATTATACATCCATTGGAATTTGCTGGTCGTTCTGTCGTGGACAAGTTGAATGATTTGAGAGAAAAGCTCATACAAGAGAAAGCTCGCGGAATAATCATTGCAACTCTTGATGAG GTTGCTTGGTTATATAACATCCGTGGGACTGATGTATCCTACTGTCCAGTTGTTCATGCATTTGCTATAGTAACATCCAACTCAGCTTTTATTTATGTGGACAGGAGGAAGGTGTCTTCTGAG GTAAATTCTTATATGGAGGAGAATGGGATTGAAGTTCGGGAGTATGCAGCAGTGAGCTCAGATGTGGCCTTGCTTGCATCTAATCAACTCAACGGAACCCAAGTTGAACTTAAGAATGACATGGAAATCAATCCTAGTGAGATTGACATAACACGAAATGGTGCAGAGGAAACAGAAGAAAATACTTTTGACCTCATATGGGCTGACCCTGGTTCATGCTGCTATGCTTTGTATTCAAAACTGGACACTGATAAGGTTCTTCTGCAGCCATCACCTTTGGCCCTTGCAAAAGCTATTAAG AACCCGGTTGAGTTGGAAGGCCTGAAAAACGCACACATTCGGGATGGTGCAGCAGTTGTGCAATATCTTGTCTGGTTAGATAATCAG GTGCAGGAGATTTATGGTGCTTCTGGTTACTTTTTGGAGGGGGTTGGAGCGAATAAGAAAAAGCATTC GGAGTCCAGGAAGCTAACAGAGGTGACTGCAAGTGATAAGCTGGAGGGTTTTAGGGCATCAAAAGAG AATTTCAGAGGCTTAAGTTTTCCTACTATTTCATCAGTTGGTCCAAATGCAGCAATCATTCATTACTCACCACATGCAGAGACATGTGCTGAGTTTGATCCAGACAAAATCTATCTTTTTGATTCGGGAGCACAG TATCTAGATGGAACAACTGATATAACACGAACAGTTCATTTTGGAAAGCCTTCAGAACATGAGAGAGCATCCTATACTGCA GTCCTCAAGGGTCATATTGATCTGGGAAATGCTCGATTTCCTGATGGAACGAATG GTCAAGCCCTGGACATTCTTGCTCGACTTCCTTTGTGGAAGGATGGTCTTGATTACCGACATGGTACTGGTCATGGAATTGGGTCTTACCTAAATGTTCATGAAG GACCTCATATGATTAGTTTCAGACCTCAGGCTCGAAATGTGCCACTACAAGCATCCATGACTGTAACAGATG AACCTGGATACTATGAGGAGGGAAATTTCGGTATAAGATTGGAGAATGTGCTTATAGTCAAGAAGGCCAACACAAAATTCAACTTCGGAGACAAGGATTACTTGTCCTTTGAGCACATAACATGG GCACCGTACCAGAGAAAACTGATTGACTTGAGCCTTTTAACTCCTGAAGAGATAGATTGGCTTAATAGCTACAATTTGAAGTGTAGGGATATTCTTGCCCCCTACTTGACTGAATCTGAGAAGGCATGGCTGAACAAAGCCACCGAGCCTATAAGCGTTTAG